GCGTGAAAGGCTACCGCGACTGGCGCAAGGATTTACGGGTGCCGCAGCAGCCAGCCGTGCAGGCTGGCGCATAATGCTACTATTTCGTCTTTTTGTTAAAATCCGCAGGCGGCCGCATCTCGTACATGTTATCAGACACTGTTTCTGCGATTCCGCATTAGGGCGTAGATTATTTTACCACTAACCCTGCAGCATATGAGACAACGAAAACTGGAGTTACCTGAAGAGTTGAAGTTTGAGAACCGTTTGAAATGGGGGTACGAGTCGCCGGACGAAAGCCCGAAGCAGGTTCACCTGAACCAGTATGGCGAGAAGCAGCCGAAGGTAGTGGAGGTATATAACTTTTATGACTACAGCTTCTCGAGTAACTGAATAGTCAAACAGCGTTTAAGCAAAGGAGGAAGGTGTGGAAACACCTTCCTCCTTTGCTTATATATAATCTGATGCTTGTCCCTGCCGGGCGTCATTATATAGAGAGGCCGTGGCGCGACTTCCCCATATATAATCACGGTTCCGGTGCCTTTCAACAGAGTATATGATCCATTTTGCCGACCTTTGCCTCTATATGCTGAAAGTCGCGATTACAGGGCCGGAGTCTACGGGCAAATCCACGCTGTCGGAGCAGCTGGCCCTGCACTACAGTACGGTGTGGGTGCCGGAATACGCCCGTACCTATGTGGGCAACCTGGGGCGGCCCTATACCTTGGCGGATATAGAGGCCATTGCCCGGGGGCAACTGGCGCTGGAGCGGGAGGTGCAGCAGCAGGCGAAGGGCATCCTGTTCTCGGACACCGACTTGCTGGTGCTGAAGATATGGAGCGAGCACGCCTTCGGCCAATGCCCCGCCTGGATTACGGAGAAACTAAAGCGGCAGAACTACAACCTTTGCCTGCTGATGGGCGTTGATTTGCCCTGGGAGCCGGACCCGCAGCGCGAGCACCCGCACCTGCGCCAGTTTTTCTACGACTGGTACAAACGCGAGCTGCAGGCGCTGGGTGTGCCTTTTGTAGAAGTATATGGCCAGCAGCAGGAGCGCCTGCAACGGGCCCGCCGCCACATAGATACCTTGCTCCGCCAACACCAACTTCTGAAAAAATAAACTATGCAATACTTCTTAGAGAACGACCTATATAGAGTGGGGGTAGAGGGCCTGGGGGCCGAGCTGCAGCACTTCGTGAAGAAAGACGAAAACCTGGAGCTGATCTGGGTGGCCGACCCCGCCGTGTGGGCGGCCCATGCGCCTAACCTCTTCCCGATTGTGGGCGAGCTGCCAAACCAGCAGTATACCCACAACGGCAAAACCTACCACATGCAGCGCCACGGCTTTGCCCGCCGCAGCGAGTTCAAGCTGGTGGAGGAGCACCACGACAAGCTGGTGTTCGAGCTCACCTCCAGCGAGGAGACACTGGCGCAGTACCCCTTCAAGTTCAGGTTGCTGGTTGCGTACAAGTTAGA
This window of the Pontibacter russatus genome carries:
- a CDS encoding ATP-binding protein, with amino-acid sequence MIHFADLCLYMLKVAITGPESTGKSTLSEQLALHYSTVWVPEYARTYVGNLGRPYTLADIEAIARGQLALEREVQQQAKGILFSDTDLLVLKIWSEHAFGQCPAWITEKLKRQNYNLCLLMGVDLPWEPDPQREHPHLRQFFYDWYKRELQALGVPFVEVYGQQQERLQRARRHIDTLLRQHQLLKK